Proteins encoded by one window of Candidatus Latescibacterota bacterium:
- a CDS encoding OFA family MFS transporter has product MSDRKVMNRWLVVVGAILIQLCLGAIYAWSAFTKKLTIDPFNLSKTQTQIIFSVGLLSFAVVMALVAGKWQKKVGPRTVALTGGLVLGVGYVLAGLAGSSYLGILVGVGVLGGAGIGLAYVCPIAALVKWFPDKKGMITGLAVAGFGFGALIWIKLTGGFKFGPVDLTPGWGGLYGMGWSVNNIFILYGILFAVLVGIGAMFMVNPPEGWTPAGWNPPSSAEAAVSGGRDFTVGEMVATPQYWMLFSLFVVGATAGLMVIGVIKLFGIDALTGSGFEPTKANIITGTAMGLFYALMNGLGRIIWGMISDKTGRKNAIVLMSLIQGIMMIAFYFIGGNEWGLYLSAGIIGFNFGGNFALFPAATADYFGNKNVGTNYPWVFMAYGVGGLVGPILGGKMGDAQVWMYAFVPAGIACLAAAAIGMFLKAPKKIEA; this is encoded by the coding sequence ATGAGTGACCGTAAAGTTATGAACAGGTGGCTCGTCGTTGTGGGAGCGATTCTGATACAGCTCTGCCTCGGCGCCATCTACGCATGGTCGGCTTTTACCAAGAAGTTAACCATTGATCCTTTCAATCTGAGCAAGACCCAGACCCAGATCATTTTTTCGGTCGGTCTGTTGTCGTTCGCCGTCGTGATGGCCCTTGTCGCGGGTAAATGGCAGAAAAAGGTCGGTCCCAGGACCGTGGCCCTCACGGGGGGACTCGTTCTTGGAGTCGGTTATGTTCTGGCAGGACTCGCTGGCTCGAGTTATCTCGGGATCCTTGTCGGTGTCGGTGTGCTCGGAGGCGCCGGTATCGGTCTGGCCTATGTCTGTCCAATAGCAGCACTGGTCAAATGGTTTCCCGACAAGAAGGGCATGATCACCGGACTGGCAGTCGCCGGTTTCGGATTCGGCGCCCTGATATGGATCAAACTCACCGGAGGGTTCAAGTTCGGCCCGGTCGATCTTACCCCCGGATGGGGAGGCCTCTATGGTATGGGCTGGTCCGTCAATAATATCTTCATACTCTACGGCATCCTGTTCGCTGTGCTCGTAGGTATCGGTGCCATGTTCATGGTCAACCCTCCAGAAGGATGGACACCTGCGGGCTGGAATCCGCCCTCCAGTGCCGAAGCTGCTGTTTCGGGTGGAAGGGATTTCACTGTAGGCGAGATGGTCGCTACTCCGCAGTACTGGATGTTGTTCAGTCTGTTTGTCGTTGGAGCGACTGCCGGCCTTATGGTGATCGGTGTCATCAAGCTCTTCGGAATCGATGCTTTGACTGGTAGCGGGTTTGAACCTACCAAGGCCAATATCATCACCGGGACGGCGATGGGGCTGTTCTACGCGTTGATGAACGGACTCGGACGTATCATCTGGGGTATGATATCCGACAAGACCGGCAGGAAGAACGCGATCGTCCTCATGTCCCTGATTCAGGGTATCATGATGATCGCCTTCTACTTTATCGGTGGGAACGAGTGGGGACTCTACCTGAGTGCGGGTATAATAGGATTCAACTTCGGTGGTAATTTTGCCCTGTTCCCGGCTGCTACAGCAGATTATTTCGGTAACAAGAACGTCGGCACGAACTACCCCTGGGTCTTTATGGCCTACGGTGTGGGTGGGCTCGTCGGCCCGATCCTCGGTGGAAAGATGGGAGACGCCCAGGTATGGATGTACGCCTTCGTCCCCGCCGGGATCGCCTGCCTTGCGGCCGCCGCCATCGGAATGTTTTTGAAGGCTCCGAAGAAGATCGAGGCGTAG
- the udk gene encoding uridine kinase, giving the protein MIIGIAGGSCSGKSSIAMALAGMIRGRPVFILGLDSYYLDLKDLEPEAKKLHNFDEPASLDIPLLVDNIKSLAAGGEVPIPIYDFGTHTRLPEDRWVRVSIDDNAIIVVEGLFTLSIPEIRKLLDVKVFIDVSHETCLQRRIARDIEERGRTRESVIEQYERTVQPMFELHVLPGREHAGLIVEGKDPVGESAEKILHII; this is encoded by the coding sequence ATGATCATCGGAATAGCGGGAGGCTCCTGCTCGGGAAAGAGTTCGATTGCGATGGCGCTCGCGGGGATGATAAGGGGAAGACCCGTCTTCATCCTCGGGCTGGATTCGTACTACCTCGACCTCAAGGACCTCGAGCCGGAGGCAAAAAAGCTCCATAACTTCGACGAGCCGGCGTCTCTCGACATACCACTCCTCGTGGACAACATAAAATCACTCGCCGCGGGGGGAGAGGTCCCGATCCCGATCTACGATTTCGGGACCCACACACGCCTGCCGGAAGACCGCTGGGTCCGCGTATCAATAGACGACAACGCGATCATCGTCGTCGAAGGGCTGTTTACTCTATCGATCCCCGAAATAAGGAAACTTCTCGACGTGAAGGTCTTCATCGACGTTTCGCACGAGACATGCCTCCAGCGCAGGATCGCCAGGGACATCGAAGAACGCGGCAGGACCAGGGAAAGCGTCATCGAGCAGTATGAACGGACCGTGCAGCCGATGTTCGAACTCCACGTATTGCCCGGGCGGGAACACGCGGGTCTCATTGTCGAGGGCAAGGACCCGGTCGGGGAATCCGCTGAGAAGATCCTCCATATCATATGA
- the folE gene encoding GTP cyclohydrolase I FolE yields the protein MEEHVREILKSLGEDPERDGLLKTPSRVKESLEFLTSGYREDIDSVLSGSVFEEEHDEMIIVRDISLYSLCEHHMLPFFGKCHVAYIPKGKIIGLSKIPRIVEIFSRRLQIQERLTNQIARTLMDHLKPYGVAVTIEAVHLCMAMRGVRTRDSLIITSSMLGAFRNDSKTRMEFLNLIKGNDRHKW from the coding sequence ATGGAAGAGCATGTGAGGGAGATACTCAAGTCGTTGGGAGAAGACCCCGAAAGGGATGGCCTGCTCAAGACTCCGTCGAGAGTGAAGGAATCGCTGGAGTTTCTGACGAGCGGATACCGGGAGGACATCGACAGCGTTCTCAGTGGATCGGTCTTCGAGGAGGAGCACGATGAGATGATCATCGTCAGGGACATCAGTCTCTACAGCCTCTGTGAACACCATATGCTCCCTTTCTTCGGAAAATGCCATGTCGCCTATATTCCAAAGGGAAAGATCATCGGCCTCTCCAAGATCCCGAGGATCGTGGAGATATTCTCCCGGAGGCTCCAGATCCAGGAGCGCCTGACAAATCAGATAGCCCGCACGCTCATGGACCACCTCAAACCTTATGGGGTAGCCGTCACGATAGAGGCGGTGCATCTCTGTATGGCGATGAGAGGTGTGAGGACAAGGGACTCGTTGATTATTACAAGTTCGATGCTCGGCGCCTTCCGGAACGACAGCAAGACGAGGATGGAGTTCCTCAACCTCATAAAGGGGAACGACAGGCATAAGTGGTAG
- a CDS encoding sulfurtransferase, producing MSLRNCLCRLSIFMAALIFIAGQGISETKPGLNTNDTMGTLVTADWLSRHLDDPDLVILDCTVRIVPKEGGGMDAMSGRGDYEKGHIPSAQFADLMGDLSDVDSPMSYTLPTPEQFCAAMGALGVGDDSRVVLYDSYGSVWAARVWWMLRWAGFDNAALLDGGFRAWTAGGRPLSTEVVKPQMKMLTADPRPALIADRDEVFAAIEDDAVSLIDAMHKPHFTGQMVMYGRPGHIPGAVNIPAMSLLDETGNYQSHDDLATMHEGDREGRVITYCGAGIAASSNAFILLRLGFTDVAVYMASLQEWAADAANPLVVD from the coding sequence ATGTCACTTCGCAATTGCTTATGCAGACTCTCTATTTTCATGGCAGCATTGATATTTATTGCCGGGCAGGGGATATCGGAAACAAAGCCAGGTCTGAACACGAACGACACGATGGGTACGCTCGTGACAGCGGACTGGCTGAGTCGACATCTTGATGATCCGGATCTGGTCATACTCGACTGCACTGTACGCATCGTGCCCAAAGAAGGTGGCGGGATGGATGCGATGAGCGGTCGGGGCGATTACGAGAAAGGCCATATTCCGTCCGCGCAATTCGCCGATCTTATGGGAGACCTTTCCGATGTTGACAGCCCGATGAGCTACACTCTGCCGACTCCGGAGCAGTTCTGTGCCGCCATGGGTGCGCTGGGTGTCGGCGACGATTCCCGGGTTGTCCTGTACGACAGTTACGGCTCGGTATGGGCCGCGCGTGTCTGGTGGATGTTGAGGTGGGCAGGATTCGACAATGCCGCATTGCTCGATGGTGGCTTTAGGGCCTGGACCGCCGGGGGCAGGCCGCTGTCTACCGAGGTGGTCAAACCTCAGATGAAAATGCTCACAGCTGATCCACGGCCGGCCTTGATCGCCGATCGGGACGAGGTGTTCGCTGCGATCGAAGACGACGCGGTCTCACTGATAGATGCGATGCACAAGCCTCACTTCACGGGGCAGATGGTCATGTACGGCCGACCCGGACATATTCCGGGCGCTGTTAACATCCCCGCAATGTCGTTGCTCGATGAAACAGGCAATTACCAGTCGCATGATGATCTTGCCACGATGCATGAGGGCGACCGCGAAGGGCGTGTCATCACCTATTGCGGTGCGGGAATCGCGGCATCATCTAATGCCTTTATCCTGCTGCGTCTCGGCTTCACCGATGTAGCCGTGTACATGGCCTCACTTCAGGAATGGGCCGCCGATGCTGCCAACCCGCTTGTAGTCGATTGA